A window of Panicum virgatum strain AP13 chromosome 8K, P.virgatum_v5, whole genome shotgun sequence contains these coding sequences:
- the LOC120644269 gene encoding receptor protein kinase-like protein ZAR1, with translation MVTTRRSQSGYLEPQPMQSTEPTAEAEANASYRQMRSPLHSLRIVLLLLALRPPAADALSPDGLALLAFKSAVTDDPSSALSSWSGADADPCRWVGITCANTSSGAPRVVGLAVAGKNLSGHVHPELGSLPLLRRLNLHGNRLTGAVPPALANATSLRSLFLYDNRLAGPLPAAALCALPRLQNLDLSRNALDGALPAELARCGQLERLLLAENALSGGIPAGVWRGMPRLQMLDLSSNNLSGAVPPELGGLPALAGTLNLSHNHLTGGVPPELGRMRATVTLDLRFNNLSGEIPQSGSLASQGPTAFLNNPALCGFPLSVPCRAAAPSSLSPPAPPSSAASSRGAGGGPRQPVRTSLIVIISVADAAGVALIGVVAVYVYWKVRDRRRAAGNSAKDKADDEEEDRGLFPCPCMRADACADSSSECSDDGGGGGGAGEAGGELVAIDKGFKMELDELLRSSAYVLGKGGKGIVYKVVVGNGTTPVAVRRLGGGAAAPERYREFAAEAAAVGRVRHPNVVRLRAYYWSADEKLVVTDFVNNGNLATALRGRSGQPSLSWSLRLRIVKGAARGLAHLHECSPRRFVHGEVKPSNVLLDADYNALLADFGLARLLTIAGCTDVYSVAGSGGIMGGALPYARPAALADRSVAYRAPEARALAGAGSRLPSQKADVYSFGVVLLEVLSGKAPEHGSPSSSASFLPEQQEAPELVRWVQRGFEDARPLSELADDVVLRDAGARKEVMAAFHLALGCVEADPERRPRMKAVSDSLDKIGA, from the exons ATGGTGACAACAAGACGCAGCCAGTCAGGTTACCTGGAACCGCAGCCAATGCAGAGCACAGAACcaaccgcggaggcggaggcgaacGCGAGCTATAGACAGATGAGGAGTCCGCTGCACTCGCTCAGGATCGTGCTCCTGCTCCTCGCGCTCCGGCCGCCGGCAGCGGACGCGCTGTCGCCGGACGGGCTGGCGCTGCTGGCCTTCAAGTCGGCGGTGACGGACGACCCGTCCTCCGCGCTCTCCTCCTGGtccggcgccgacgccgacccCTGCCGCTGGGTGGGCATCACCTGCGCCAACACCTCATCGGGCGCCCCGCGCGTCGTCGGGCTGGCCGTCGCGGGGAAGAACCTCTCCGGCCACGTGCACCCCGAGCTGGGCTCCCTCCCGCTCCTCCGCCGGCTCAACCTCCACGGGAACCGCCTCACGGGCGCCGTCCCGCCCGCTCTCGCCAACGCCACCTCCCTCCGCTCCCTCTTCCTCTACGACAACCGCCTCGCGGGCCCGCTCCCCGCCGCGGCGCTGTGCGCGCTCCCCAGGCTCCAGAACCTCGACCTGTCCCGGAACGCGCTAGACGGCGCGCtgccggcggagctcgcccggTGCGGCCAGCTGGAGCGACTGCTGCTCGCCGAGAACGCGCTGTCGGGCGGGATACCGGCGGGGGTGTGGCGCGGGATGCCGCGGCTACAGATGCTGGACCTGTCGTCCAATAACCTCTCCGGCGCCGTCCCGCCGGAGCTCGGCGGGCTCCCCGCGCTCGCCGGCACGCTGAACCTCTCCCACAACCACCTCACCGGCGGGGTACCCCCCGAGCTGGGACGGATGCGGGCCACAGTCACGCTCGACCTCCGCTTCAACAACCTCTCCGGCGAGATCCCGCAGTCGGGGTCCCTCGCCAGCCAGGGCCCCACCGCGTTCCTCAACAACCCCGCGCTCTGCGGCTTCCCTCTGTCG GTCCCCTGCCGCGCCGCGGCCCCGTCGTCATTGtccccgccggccccgccgtcgTCCGCCGCGTCCAGTCGCGGAGCCGGGGGAGGCCCCCGGCAGCCGGTCAGGACCAGCCTCATCGTGATTATTTCGGTCGCCGACGCGGCGGGCGTCGCCCTCATCGGCGTCGTCGCGGTCTACGTGTACTGGAAGGTCCGCGACCGTCGCCGGGCCGCCGGCAACAGCGCCAAGGACAAGGCTGATGACGAGGAGGAAGACCGTGGCCTGTTCCCATGCCCGTGCATGCGCGCCGACGCGTGCGCGGACTCCTCCTCGGAGTGctccgacgacggcggcggtggagggggagcaggggaggccggCGGGGAGCTGGTGGCGATCGACAAGGGGTTCAAGATGGAGCTGGACGAGCTGCTCCGCTCCTCGGCGTACGTGCTGGGCAAGGGTGGGAAGGGGATCGTGTACAAGGTGGTGGTGGGCAACGGGACGACGCCCGTGGCCGTGCGccggctgggcggcggcgccgcggcaccCGAGCGGTACCGGGAGttcgcggcggaggccgccgccgtcgggcggGTGCGCCACCCCAACGTCGTGCGCCTGCGCGCCTACTATTGGTCCGCCGACGAGAAGCTTGTCGTCACCGACTTCGTCAACAACGGCAACCTCGCCACGGCGCTGCGCG GCCGGTCCGGGCAGCCGAGCCTGTCGTGGTCGCTGCGGCTGCGGATCGTCaagggcgcggcgcgcgggctgGCGCACCTCCACGAGTGCAGCCCGCGCCGGTTCGTCCACGGCGAGGTCAAGCCCTCCAACGTCCTGCTCGACGCCGACTACAACGCACTCCTCGCCGACTTCGGCCTCGCGCGCCTCCTCACCATCGCCGGATGCACCGACGTCTACTCCGTCGCAGGCTCCGGCGGCATCATGGGCGGCGCGCTGCCCTACGCCAGGCCCGCCGCGCTGGCGGACAGGTCCGTCGCGTACCGCGCCCCTGAGGCCCGTGCGCTGGCAGGGGCCGGCTCGCGGCTGCCGAGCCAGAAGGCCGACGTGTACTCGTTCGGCGTGGTGCTGCTCGAGGTGCTCAGCGGGAAGGCGCCCGAGCACGGCTCGCCATCCTCGTCGGCGTCCTTCCTGCCGGAGCAGCaggaggcgccggagctcgtGAGGTGGGTACAGCGGGGGTTCGAGGACGCGCGACCACTGTCGGAGCTGGCCGACGACGTCGTGTTGCGGGACGCCGGCGCGAGGAAGGAGGTGATGGCGGCGTTCCACCTCGCGCTCGGGTGCGTCGAGGCGGACCCAGAGCGCCGGCCGCGGATGAAGGCCGTTTCCGACAGCCTCGACAAGATCGGGGCGTGA